One Papaver somniferum cultivar HN1 unplaced genomic scaffold, ASM357369v1 unplaced-scaffold_35, whole genome shotgun sequence DNA window includes the following coding sequences:
- the LOC113342189 gene encoding uncharacterized protein LOC113342189, giving the protein MRSKTNSESDNISSVEGMKIPSIELPDELFEKSLDPWRFSLIGRLNLEKIKFVDAAIILRNQWKLTGECKLIPLGRGFFTIKLDNATDRNYIKSQVWEVTDKILKVRNWVYNFRPTSQRTSKAFVWVRFPGLGLEFWSESILFKICKEIGTPIKIDEASAKCDVGYYENVLVEVDFASSVPNKVWIGTKYGDTVVNEDKTADVVETPQIKFVDGKTRIVSDETVKVTSWSKVVEKKVINPTSTSSTSQHSPGAVKGGNPIVKNKKHNLRKKSCQLNLPGMKSMVIHNSTSSTKGNLWLFWNASLFTPQVISMSSQMVTVSIGEVLISGIHAHVKKSQRKFLWSEMKIISQLQKPWVVLGDFNAIISPEEKFGGKAPNRISMMDFIHCLNECNLIQAPSTGQQYTWSNCQQGTKRILCVLDRAVFNSLWLQKYGDWGYKVGLRIVSDHAPLLYGCASIPIPKNVPWKFQKMWIDHPSFLSEVKKVWTENIIGDSSFIFMQKLKKLKKFLSEWNWSVFGNINTKIKEAEEKVQKAMELYDQNPLNEDLLANLVESQNEYSRREVQANTLMRLMSREKWIKDGSANTAYFHARMKIRQARNTISELEDANGNIVNDQSQIADTLVKHFQQKFEAQDVDVSEELLDVIPSVITDEDQEMLDFIPTTKEIKKIIFEMDSDSPPGPDGFPGSFYKSCWDIIQMDLKDAIQFCWRRRFIPKGLNSNFLTLIPKCAGAKKESQYRPIGLSNVLFKIFTKIISIRMNGLMEKLISSQQAAYVKGRSIQEQILLASEMVNEMRKKRIGGNVAFKLDISQAYDSVSWTFLLKVMHKYGFSSSWCDWLLTMFKFAKLSVMVNGGPCGFFSMHRGLKQGDPLSPILFILMKDVLSRNITNLVNTGKITPMVVRNGIYPTHLFFADDVFLFCNGAKKTLFCLFKLIDKYQHSSGQMINKAKSKCFIDGTNSTRKQQISSIVGDGEVIKYKNLSWKKICVPYIEGGLGIRRLEVLNKILLMKMMSKLVYSSDEWALFFTAKFKDKYGIWFSKWKLSSVRAGLQWAWLTLQEDISWKIGNGASISVWFDNWYGSSPLINEIGYTDFFHNNMQLKVQDLIINDQWNIHPQLQHLLLSDNFPHIHNGNDSIIWNLHSSGMFNNAKAVKKIRHKEDKVDWSSYIWRKSLHPTIASNIWKLLQGVYVNDDMKRKQGYEMPSR; this is encoded by the exons ATGAGATCTAAAACGAACTCTGAGTCTGATAATATTTCTTCAGTAGAAGGAATGAAAATTCCTTCGattgaattacctgatgaactatTTGAGAAAAGCTTAGATCCATGGCGTTTTTCCTTAATTGGTAGATTAAATTTAGAGAAGATCAAATTTGTTGATGCTGCAATAATTCTTAGAAATCAATGGAAGTTAACTGGGGAATGTAAGTTAATTCCATTAGGTAGAGGTTTCTTTACCATCAAATTGGATAATGCTACAGACCGTAACTACATCAAGTCTCAAGTATGGGAAGTTACAGATAAAATTTTGAAGGTTAGAAATTGGGTTTATAATTTTCGACCTACCAGCCAAAGAACTTCTAAGGCTTTTGTTTGGGTGAGATTTCCAGGTTTAGGTCTTGAATTCTGGAGTGAATCAATTCTGTTCAAAATTTGTAAAGAAATAGGAACTCCAATTAAAATTGATGAGGCATCAGCTAAATGTGATGTTGGATATTATGAAAATGTCTTGGTTGAGGTAGATTTTGCTTCTTCAGTTCCAAACAAAGTATGGATTGGGACTAAATATGGAG ATACCGTGGTTAATGAAGATAAGACAGCTGATGTTGTAGAAACTCCTCAAATCAAATTTGTAGATGGAAAGACAAGGATAGTCTCTGATGAAACTGTTAAGGTTACTTCATGGTCAAAAGTGGTTGAAAAGAAAGTGATTAATCCTACTtctacttcttccacttctcaacATTCTCCAGGTGCAGTTAAAGGTGGTAATCCAATTGTTAAAAATAAGAAACATAATCTCAGAAAAAAATCATG TCAATTAAATCTCCCTGGAATGAAAAGTATGGTGATACATAATTCAACCTCATCTACAAAAGGTAATTTATGGTTATTCTGGAATGCTTCTTTATTTACTCCTCAAGTTATTTCAATGTCTAGCCAAATGGTAACTGTCAGTATTGGTGAAGTATTAATTTCTGGTATTCATGCTCATGTTAAAAAGAGTCAAAGAAAGTTTCTATGGTCAGAGATGAAAATCATTAGTCAGCTACAAAAACCATGGGTTGTTTTAGGTGACTTTAATGCTATAATTTCACCTGAAGAGAAATTTGGTGGTAAGGCTCCAAACAGAATTTCAATGATGGATTTTATTCATTGCCTTAATGAATGTAACTTAATTCAAGCTCCTAGTACAGGTCAGCAATACACTTGGTCCAATTGTCAACAAGGAACAAAAAGAATCCTATGTGTTCTAGATAGAGCTGTTTTCAACTCTTTATGGTTACAGAAGTATGGTGATTGGGGATATAAGGTTGGATTGAGGATAGTTTCGGATCATGCTCCATTATTATATGGTTGTGCAAGCATACCCATACCAAAGAATGTTCCCTGGAAATTTCAGAAAATGTGGATTGATCATCCATCATTCTTAAGTGAAGTGAAGAAAGTATGGACTGAGAATATTATTGGTGATTCATCTTTTATTTTCATGCAGAAGCTAAAAAAGCTAAAAAAGTTCTTAAGTGAGTGGAATTGGAGTGTATTTGGTAATATTAATACAAAAATTAAGGAAGCAGAAGAGAAAGTTCAAAAAGCAATGGAGTTATATGATCAAAATCCCTTAAATGAAGATCTTTTAGCCAACTTAGTAGAATCACAAAATGAATATTCAAGAAGAGAAGTTCAAGCAAATACTCTTATGAGACTTATGTCAAGAGAAAAATGGATTAAAGATGGTTCTGCAAACACTGCATACTTCCATGCTAGAATGAAGATTAGACAAGCAAGAAATACAATTAGTGAACTAGAAGATGCAAATGGAAATATTGTTAATGATCAATCTCAAATTGCAGATACTTTAGTCAAGCATTTTCAACAAAAATTTGAAGCTCAAGATGTTGATGTTTCTGAAGAATTGCTTGATGTTATTCCCTCAGTTATTACAGATGAAGACCAAGAAATGTTGGACTTCATTCCCACCActaaagaaatcaagaaaattatttttgaaatgGACTCAGATAGTCcccctggtccagatggatttcctGGATCCTTTTATAAAAGTTGTTGGGATATAATTCAAATGGATTTAAAAGATGCCATACagttttgttggagaagaagatttATTCCTAAAGGCCTGAATTCAAATTTCCTAACCCTCATTCCTAAATGTGCAGGTGCTAAGAAAGAAAGTCAATATAGACCAATTGGATTGAGTAATGTATTGTTCAAAATTTTCACAAAGATAATTTCTATCAGAATGAATGGACTCATGGAGAAGTTAATTTCATCACAACAGGCTGCTTATGTTAAAGGAAGAAGCATTCAAGAACAAATACTTCTAGCTTCAGAGATGGTAAATGAAATGAGGAAAAAGAGAATAGGAGGTAATGTGGCTTTTAAACTGGACATATCACAGGCTTATGATTCTGTAAGTTGGACTTTTCTTCTTAAAGTTATGCACAAATATGGATTTTCATCatcttggtgtgattggttgttAACCATGTTTAAATTTGCAAAACTATCAGTAATGGTCAATGGAGGACCATGTGGCTTTTTCTCAATGCATAGGGGTCTTAAGCAGGGTGATCCTTTATCCCCTATTCTATTTATTTTGATGAAAGATGTATTGAGTAGAAATATCACAAATTTAGTTAATACAGGGAAGATAACTCCAATGGTAGTTAGAAATGGGATATATCCAACacacttattttttgctgatgatgttttcTTATTCTGTAATGGAGCTAAGAAGACTTTGTTTTGTCTATTTAAGCTGATTGACAAATATCAACATAGCTCTGGTCAGATGATTAACAAAGCCAAAAGCAAGTGTTTCATTGATGGTACTAATTCAACCAGAAAGCAACAAATTAGCAGCATAGTTG GTGATGGAGAGGTTATAAAGTATAAAAATTTATCTTGGAAGAAGATCTGTGTGCCATATATTGAAGGTGGCTTGGGTATTAGAAGGCTAGaagttcttaacaaaattttgctgatGAAAATGATGTCAAAATTGGTGTATTCATCAGATGAATGGGCTCTGTTTTTTACAGCTAAGTTCAAAGATAAATATGGTATATGGTTTTcaaaatggaaattatcatcaGTAAGAGCAGGTTTGCAATGGGCTTGGCTTACTTTACAAGAAGACATCTCTTGGAAGATTGGAAATGGTGCTAGCATCTCAGTATGGTTTGATAACTGGTATGGATCATCCCCACTAATTAATGAAATTGGTTATACTGATTTTTTTCATAACAATATGCAGTTGAAAGTTCAGGACTTAATCATTAATGATCAATGGAATATACATCCTCAGTTGCAGCACTTGTTACTGAGTGATAACTTTCCTCATATTCACAATGGAAATGATTCCATAATATGGAACCTACATAGTAGTGGAATGTTTAATAATGCAAAGGCAGtgaagaaaataagacacaaggaaGACAAGGTAGATTGGTCTTCTTATATATGGAGGAAATCTTTGCACCCAACTATTGCCAGCAACATTTGGAAGCTTCTACAAGGAGTTTATGTGAATGATGACatgaaaagaaaacaaggatATGAAATGCCTTCTAGATGA